The following proteins come from a genomic window of Canis aureus isolate CA01 chromosome 3, VMU_Caureus_v.1.0, whole genome shotgun sequence:
- the INCA1 gene encoding protein INCA1 isoform X2, translating into MHREPDVGFDPGSPGSCPGPKAGAKPLRHPGIPCATQGSHMTLFKGCSRVISRSTSPSLPPQHLGLMPQHYRDIFWENLSQRPSPTWREEQYAPPLLRVPACSQPGLNPPEGLPPPEVLCRRKRRRPQVAGMQQGPGCIPARVRAVAYHLEDLRRRQRLINEEKKAQWGGSGAACEPLALAEGSNRVPGTSKYQDLEEERAAYPQEEGHPLTTGRPQLVWSPWSPRGQGGSCLPGRLGSLASCTAVTASRQPLCNPWGTAVQSEE; encoded by the exons atgcaccgggagcccgacgtgggattcgatcccgggtctccaggatcgtgccctgggccaaaggcaggcgccaaaccgctgcgccacccagggatcccctgcgccacccagggatcccacatgacCCTGTTTAAAGG gtgttccagagtcatcagcCGATCCACATCCCCCAGCCTGCCTCCCCAGCACCTCGGGCTGATGCCCCAGCATTACAGAGACATCTTCTGGGAGAACCTTAgccagaggcccag CCCCACCTGGAGAGAGGAACAGTATGCCCCACCCCTGCTG AGAGTCCCTGCTTGCTCCCAGCCTGGCCTGAACCCCCCTGAGGGGCTCCCACCCCCGGAGGTGCTttgcagaagaaagagaaggaggccCCAGGTGGCAGGAATGCAGCAGGGACCTGGGTGCATCCCAGCCCGGGTGAGGGCTGTCGCGTATCACCTGGAGGATCTGAGAAGGCGACAGAGGCTCATCAATGA AGAGAAGAAGGCCCAGTGGGGCGGTTCTGGGGCTGCCTGTGAGCCCCTGGCACTCGCTGAGGGCAGCAACAGAGTCCCCGGCACCTCCAAATATCAGGATCTGGAAGAGGAGAGGGCTGCCTATCCACAGGAAGAGGGCCACCCTCTCACCACTGGCAGGCCCCAG CTGGTCTGGTCACCCTGGAGCCCCCGGGGCCAGGGCGGGTCTTGCCTCCCGGGGCGGCTGGGCTCTCTGGCCTCCTGCACCGCTGTCACAGCCAGCAGGCAGCCCCTGTGCAACCCCTGGGGGACGGCAGTGCAGTCTGAGGAGTGA
- the INCA1 gene encoding protein INCA1 isoform X1 gives MHREPDVGFDPGSPGSCPGPKAGAKPLRHPGIPCATQGSHMTLFKGCSRVISRSTSPSLPPQHLGLMPQHYRDIFWENLSQRPSPTWREEQYAPPLLRVPACSQPGLNPPEGLPPPEVLCRRKRRRPQVAGMQQGPGCIPARVRAVAYHLEDLRRRQRLINDPHREKKAQWGGSGAACEPLALAEGSNRVPGTSKYQDLEEERAAYPQEEGHPLTTGRPQLVWSPWSPRGQGGSCLPGRLGSLASCTAVTASRQPLCNPWGTAVQSEE, from the exons atgcaccgggagcccgacgtgggattcgatcccgggtctccaggatcgtgccctgggccaaaggcaggcgccaaaccgctgcgccacccagggatcccctgcgccacccagggatcccacatgacCCTGTTTAAAGG gtgttccagagtcatcagcCGATCCACATCCCCCAGCCTGCCTCCCCAGCACCTCGGGCTGATGCCCCAGCATTACAGAGACATCTTCTGGGAGAACCTTAgccagaggcccag CCCCACCTGGAGAGAGGAACAGTATGCCCCACCCCTGCTG AGAGTCCCTGCTTGCTCCCAGCCTGGCCTGAACCCCCCTGAGGGGCTCCCACCCCCGGAGGTGCTttgcagaagaaagagaaggaggccCCAGGTGGCAGGAATGCAGCAGGGACCTGGGTGCATCCCAGCCCGGGTGAGGGCTGTCGCGTATCACCTGGAGGATCTGAGAAGGCGACAGAGGCTCATCAATGA TCCCCACAGAGAGAAGAAGGCCCAGTGGGGCGGTTCTGGGGCTGCCTGTGAGCCCCTGGCACTCGCTGAGGGCAGCAACAGAGTCCCCGGCACCTCCAAATATCAGGATCTGGAAGAGGAGAGGGCTGCCTATCCACAGGAAGAGGGCCACCCTCTCACCACTGGCAGGCCCCAG CTGGTCTGGTCACCCTGGAGCCCCCGGGGCCAGGGCGGGTCTTGCCTCCCGGGGCGGCTGGGCTCTCTGGCCTCCTGCACCGCTGTCACAGCCAGCAGGCAGCCCCTGTGCAACCCCTGGGGGACGGCAGTGCAGTCTGAGGAGTGA